The genome window TGCAAAGGCATAAGACCCACGGATGATGTGAAGGGCTTTTTTGAAGGCTTCAAGAACTGAGAGACCTTCTTCTTCTGCAAATTTCCCAATCAAGTGAACAGCGATTTCCGTATCGGTTTGCCCCTTGAAGTGGTGACCTGCAAGGTATTCTTCCTTGATTTCAAGGTAGTTTTCAATCACTCCATTGTGCACCAAGACAAAACGTCCTGTCTCAGAGCGGTGTGGGTGAGCATTGTCTTCCGTTGGTTTCCCGTGAGTCGCCCAACGCGTATGTCCGATACCAGTCGTTCCCTCAACACCAGCTGTCTTGGCAGACAATTCTGCGATACGACCGACAGCCTTAACTAGATGATTTTCAGCACCACCTAGGACAAAAATCCCCGCAGAATCATAGCCACGGTATTCGAGCTTTTCAAGCCCTTGAATCAAAATATCAGTTGCATTTGTGTTTCCAACAACACCAACAATTCCACACATAGTATATACGACACAGACCAGCTGTGCTTTCTCCTTAAATTGGTATAGTCTGATTTCCCTTTTACAGAACCAGCAAAGACAGTATATACTTGTTTTTCTCACTTGTCAAGTATAAAAATTGGTATAGTTTTTTAAAATACCATCAGAGCAAGATTTCACTTGAGAACTGACAAGTAGGATTCGATTACTTATAATAGAGAGAGGAGGTAGTTACCATGTGGTTTTTCTTCGCACTTTTATCTGCTGTCTTTGCAGCCTTAACTTCTATTTTAGCCAAGATTGGGATTGAGGGAGTTCCGTCCAACCTAGCAACAGCCATTCGTACGGTCGTCGTCATCCTTATGGCTTGGGCCATGGTTTTCTTGACCAATAGTCAGACTGAGATTGTCGACATAAGTAGAAAAAGTTGGCTCTTTCTCATCCTGTCTGGTTTGGCAACAGGTGCCTCCTGGCTCTGCTACTACAAGGCCTTGCAGATGGGCAATGCGACTGAGGTATCTGCTGTCGATAAGTTTAGTCTCGTCATTACACTCGTTTTAGCCTTTTTCTTTCTACAAGATGTCCTGACGTTTAAAACAATCATTGGATGTATACTGATTACGATTGGAACCTTGGTGATGATTTTGTAATCCTCTCCCCCCTCCCTATATGACCTCCCCAAAAAAGTTAGATAGTTTTGGGGTGTTTTGTTACGTCTAAATTTATAAGTAGAGGAAATCAGCTTCAAGCGTCTAGCAAAAAGGAGAGAACCAAATTGGTTCCCTCCAAGATGTGGTTTTTCATCATCCCACTACACAGTTGACAAAAAACTAATTATCTCAGATAGCTAACTTCGACTTGAAATTTTGCCTTTCTAAATCTGAATGTGGTAAACCGATGACTGACTTTTGACTAATCTAAGAGCATCATGGAATCAATAAACAATTTCTTTGTGAAATAACCATTTTTAATTAAGTAAGCTGTATATTTTGCTCTTGTGACCATTTGATCATACTCTTCTTCCGTACATTCCTGAACTACACGACTAGCTTCTTCCAAACTGGACACGACAAAGCCCAAACCTTTCTCACGGATATAGTCCACATTAGAAAGATAGTCTGGCACAACCACAGGAATACCCGCAGCCAGATAAGTTGTTAACTTATAAGAAACATTTTCTTTGTAGTAGTCACGCTCTTGCGCAGGATTTTCGGAATTTCCCCATACTAGGCCAAAACCTCCTCCTTTAGACAACTCCAACAATAATTCCTGCTGAGTTCGCCAACCTTCAAGATGGACTTTGGAATAATCTACTCCCTCTGCTCTCGTAGCGTAAACGTGCAGGGGTGTACTTTGTTTCCAGTCAACGATATGTGGAAAACGAGATGGGTCTCCTGAGAAGATTAATTTTTTCTCAAACTTTGGAGTATAGAGTTCCAAACCATGGGGAAGATCCCAGAGTGTTTGAACAACGTAGTTCTTGACGGTTAATCCTTCTGAAACGAGTTTCTGGTACATTTGTTCGGATGGTACTACCACCACATCACACTTGTTATACATATCAATGTGGGCCTTCATAAGATAATAATTGCTCTCAAACATTAGTGGCTGAACATCATGGATAAACATCACCATTTTTACATGAGAAAGCTTTAACTTTTCTATCAAGTGATTGTCCCATTCAACACTATTCCATGAAGGAGATTGGAAAAAAACGACATCTCCATAAGATACCCCCGCGACAATTCCATCCATTCGCGAGTTCAGTTCTTCCCACGGTTCATGGCTTGCATCATAAAAATATATCCCCAGTTCGTTAACTCCAAAGTCTCGAACAATTTTCATGACATTGTTCTGCGCCATCAAGGCAACACTCGTTGATGCTTGCCCAAATAAATTTGTGAAATGTACTTTCATTGTTTTCTAAATCCTCGTCTCAGTAATTTCTCTAAACATTGTATCATAATTTACGACTTTTCAAAAGCGTTTACATGCCAATTTTCAAGCTCAAGTTAGTTACTTGGGATAATTCCCCCGGGAGTCTTGTCTTCCAAGAACAATAAGGATAGCCTTAATAAACGTTTTTCTCACTCAATCTCACAAATTCGGTATCTTTGTTAGCTATGATAGATTGAATGAGTTGTTCCTGTTGAGTATATAATTTTTTGCATCTTTAGATTTCTCTGCTCATCTTGTGATGACTACAAGCTCACATATAGAATTCTTATGCGATCAAGTCACTAACTTCTTTTCAAAGATTCGAGAAAGTGAGATTTTTCCATTTTTCTTGCCAATGTTTCTTGGACAAGCGTTCTTGAAAGAGCTTCATTCGGTCTTCATTATCTAAGAAGTGAGGAGTCGGGTGAACTTGAAAGTTCAAAATATCCTCTAAACCATAGGGGGCAAAGAGCTCTAAAGTGGAATCTTCATTCAAGCGTAGGCCTACCGCTGTACATCGTTCTGGATACTTACTCATAGCATCACGAGAACTCGTGTAAGGCGCTGTGTGGGGACTGTGCAGATGCATATAGACCTGATTTTTCAACTCCCACTGATACTGAGGGAAATCTTCTCTCAGCTTGCTCTCTAGGGATACTGTTTCCTCATAAGAAATATCTGGATCAAAGAAAATCACATCCACGTCCGTTTCATGATCAAAAGGGGATTTGTCTGACAAGAGATTCCAGATGAAATTTCTAACCGAACCCGCTGCCAACCACGAGTCTTTCAGAGCAAGGTTTCGGATGATGGTTAAAATGGCCATCATATCTGGATTTTCTCTGAAAGCCTCTAGAATTTCGTGCTCATTTTTCACTGTATTCATAACCTAAATGCTCATATGCCTTAGCTGTGGCGACTCGTCCAGATCGTGTCCGCATGATAAAACCTTTTTGGATCAAGTAGGGCTCGTACATGTCTTCGACTGTTTCGCGCTCCTCGGCAATATTAACAGAGAGAGTTCCGAGCCCGACAGGACCACCACCGTACATCTCAATCATGGTCCGAAGGATTTTTTGGTCCACATAATCCAAACCTTCATGGTCAACATCTAGCATGGTCAAGGCCTTATCCGTAATCACATCATCAATCAAGCCATCACCCATAATCTGTGCAAAGTCGCGCACGCGCTTAAGGAGACGATTGGCGATACGAGGAGTTCCACGACTGCGTAAGGCCAACTCCGAAGCTGCCTCATGAGTGATTTCCATCTCAAAAATATCTGCCGTCCGTTCAACAATTTCCGTCAAGTCAGCATGGGCATAGTATTCCATATGACCTGTAATCCCAAAACGTGCCCGCAGAGGATTTGAAAGCATCCCCGCACGGGTCGTTGCACCAATCAAGGTAAAAGGTGGCAAGTCTAAATGGACACTGCGACTGCCCTCACCAACCCCAATCATGATGTCAATGTAAAAGTCCTCCATAGCACTATAAAGCACCTCTTCCACCGACATGGGCAGGCGATGAATCTCGTCTATAAAGAGGACGTCTCCAGGCTCCAAATCATTCAAAATCGCTACCAGATCACCCGCTTTTTCAATAACGGGACCTGACGTTTGTTTGAGATTGACTCCTAGTTCATTGGCAATGACAAAGGCCATGGTCGTTTTCCCAAGTCCTGGAGGGCCAAACAAAAGAACATGGTCCAGCGCTTCATCCCGCATTTTGGCAGCTTCGATAAAGATTTGCAGCTGATCCTTGACCTTATCCTGACCGATATATTCACGTAAATACTGAGGACGGAGCGTACGTTCTACTAACTCCTCATCCCCCATTATCTCATTGTCTAAAATTCTACTCATGCCTCTATTATATCAAAAATCCAAGCCACAAACAAAAACTCCACCTGATTGGGTGGAGTTAAGGGAGATTATTATGAAAAAGAAAAGTTTAGGATTTCATTAAATAAAGGGTACTCAATGAAAATCGAAATCAGACTAGGCAGATAGACGCAAGCATAACTATAGTTAGCTAAGTCGACTCTAACGAAGTATGGTGAGATTTTCAAAAAGTATTAGGAGGTCTTTATCTAATGACTATATGATACACGAGGAGACTTAAAATTACCTTAATTTTTAAAATCAATCACTAACAATTTTCTTTAACAGCTGTTTGACCTGCAATACGTCCAAAAGTAAAGATATCCGTAAGCGAATTTCCTCCTAGACGGTTACCTGCATGGAGTCCACCTGCGACTTCTCCGGCAGCATACAAACCAGGAATAATTTGACCGTTTTCATTCAAAACGTGTGTTGAAGTATCAATCTTGAGTCCACCCATTGTATGGTGAACGGCTGGTTTTCTCGGTGTTGCGTAAAATGGTGCAACCTCACACTTGAGATCAAAACTACCTTTATTAAATTCAGGGTCAAAGCCTGCATCAACATAGGAATTGTAATTCTTAATCGTTTCCACTAGAACTTGTGGGGCCATACCAATCTGAACCGCTAACTCTTCTATCGTATCTGCACGATAGAGAGTGCCTGCTTTGACTTGGGCATCGATTTTTTCTTGGCTAGTATTGTAGGCAGTTTCCTTGATACGTTCATCTGCGATTAGATAGAACAAGCCTCCATTATCAATCGCTGCTTGAGATAGCTTGTCTCGGCTACCGTACTCATCTACAAAGCGCTTCCCTTCAGTATTTACCATGATGAAGTTAGCTGGAGGAACTTGAAGTCCTGAGAAGAGGGCACCTGTTACTGGATCGGATACTGGCATCATTTGACTAAAGCCCATACCCACTAGATCTGCACCTACACTTTGCCCTAAAAGAATACCATCTCCTGTTACAGCTGGTGTATTAGATGTGGCAATATCATCTGCAATTTCAGTCCAGTAGGTATTGTATTTTTGTAGCATCTTTGTATTGGCACCAAATCCTCCAGAAGCTAGAACAACGGCATCTGCATTGACAATGATGGTTTGACCGTTTCGACCTTCTGCTCTGACACCCTTGACAGCCCCGTCTTTTACAAGCAATTCTTTAACTGGAGAATCTGTCAAAATCTTGCCACCATTTTCTAGAACATATTTTTGTAGGACGGATATAAAGGCATACCCCATTGGTTGAACCGGCTTATGACCACGACGCCAAAGGGCTCCAACTGGCATTGTCACTTCACTACGAACAAATTCAACACCGATGTCTTCCAACCAACGAACAGACTCTAGGGCCCGTTCGGTTAAAACAGAAACCAAATCGTATTGCCCATGAATTTCATTTCCTTGTAAATCTTTTCGTTTCCCACCGATATAGGTTTGGATACGATAGAGCAAGGTAGAATCGAACAAATAGCTCGGATCCTGCAAATACTGTTCAACCTCAACTTTCAAGGCTCTAAAGTCCTCTAAATATTCTGGATCAATCGTTGATTCATCTGTCGTAATCAATTCTTGAAGCGTATGAGCCTCACCTGGATGAGCTGAGAAGGTTCCTTGCCATGCTGGATCTGGTGCATTCATTGGACCACCTGCACGAACAGTATTTCCTCCAATTGCAGGAAATTTCTCAACAACAATTGGCTTCTTACCAGCTTGTAAGACTGCAGCCGCTGCAGCTAATCCAGCTCCTCCGCCTCCGACGATGACAACGTCTGCCTGATAGGTTTTATCTTCTTTATCTAGGGCAGATGGCGCTTTTGAACGCTTCCGTAAAACATCTGGATTTGCACCGGCTTGTTTGACTGCACGCGCAACTCCATCTAAAACACCATTTGAAGTCACAGAAGCTCCTGACACCGCATCAACATTTAAGGTTTGTCCCTCAATGATTTCTGCTGGAATACGGGTAAAGACGACATCTGCGATTCCTGAAGATTCTCCAGAAGAATCGATTTCAATTTTTTCAATACGGTCCTCAGAAACCGTTACATCCATCGGTAATTTACCATTATGGCCTTCAGTTGTAACATGGTAAGTCCCCGGTTCAAAGCGAACTTCTTCAGGAAGATTTAGTTGGTTTGCAACGGATACAAAGCGAAGGAAGCGATAAAAACAACTATCTAGGAAATCAACGGTTCGCTCATCAATCAAATCTCCATTGTCATCAAACGCTCGATGCGCTCGACCAAGTAAAAACTCACTACCTGGCATAACTGTTGCATTTACCCCAGGAGCATCCAAAATCTGACGAAGATGAAGTTGGGCACGTGAAGAACCTTGAATATCGTAAGAAGCTCCGACAATCATTGTCGGCTTTCCGTCTAGTGGATGAATGTTAAAAGACAACCACTCGAGCAAGCTATTCAAACTTGATGGAATCGTATGATTGTGCTCGGGTGTCGAGATAATGACACCATCAGCTTCTGAAATAGCTTGATTAAACTTCTGAATAATAGGTGTGTCTGTTTGA of Streptococcus oralis contains these proteins:
- a CDS encoding EamA family transporter, translating into MWFFFALLSAVFAALTSILAKIGIEGVPSNLATAIRTVVVILMAWAMVFLTNSQTEIVDISRKSWLFLILSGLATGASWLCYYKALQMGNATEVSAVDKFSLVITLVLAFFFLQDVLTFKTIIGCILITIGTLVMIL
- a CDS encoding sugar transferase encodes the protein MKVHFTNLFGQASTSVALMAQNNVMKIVRDFGVNELGIYFYDASHEPWEELNSRMDGIVAGVSYGDVVFFQSPSWNSVEWDNHLIEKLKLSHVKMVMFIHDVQPLMFESNYYLMKAHIDMYNKCDVVVVPSEQMYQKLVSEGLTVKNYVVQTLWDLPHGLELYTPKFEKKLIFSGDPSRFPHIVDWKQSTPLHVYATRAEGVDYSKVHLEGWRTQQELLLELSKGGGFGLVWGNSENPAQERDYYKENVSYKLTTYLAAGIPVVVPDYLSNVDYIREKGLGFVVSSLEEASRVVQECTEEEYDQMVTRAKYTAYLIKNGYFTKKLFIDSMMLLD
- a CDS encoding nucleotidyltransferase family protein, whose amino-acid sequence is MNTVKNEHEILEAFRENPDMMAILTIIRNLALKDSWLAAGSVRNFIWNLLSDKSPFDHETDVDVIFFDPDISYEETVSLESKLREDFPQYQWELKNQVYMHLHSPHTAPYTSSRDAMSKYPERCTAVGLRLNEDSTLELFAPYGLEDILNFQVHPTPHFLDNEDRMKLFQERLSKKHWQEKWKNLTFSNL
- the ruvB gene encoding Holliday junction branch migration DNA helicase RuvB, with the translated sequence MSRILDNEIMGDEELVERTLRPQYLREYIGQDKVKDQLQIFIEAAKMRDEALDHVLLFGPPGLGKTTMAFVIANELGVNLKQTSGPVIEKAGDLVAILNDLEPGDVLFIDEIHRLPMSVEEVLYSAMEDFYIDIMIGVGEGSRSVHLDLPPFTLIGATTRAGMLSNPLRARFGITGHMEYYAHADLTEIVERTADIFEMEITHEAASELALRSRGTPRIANRLLKRVRDFAQIMGDGLIDDVITDKALTMLDVDHEGLDYVDQKILRTMIEMYGGGPVGLGTLSVNIAEERETVEDMYEPYLIQKGFIMRTRSGRVATAKAYEHLGYEYSEK
- a CDS encoding flavocytochrome c; this encodes MKLVAIVGTNAKKSYNRNLLQFMRRHFAQKADIEILEITDVPMFNETDNQTDTPIIQKFNQAISEADGVIISTPEHNHTIPSSLNSLLEWLSFNIHPLDGKPTMIVGASYDIQGSSRAQLHLRQILDAPGVNATVMPGSEFLLGRAHRAFDDNGDLIDERTVDFLDSCFYRFLRFVSVANQLNLPEEVRFEPGTYHVTTEGHNGKLPMDVTVSEDRIEKIEIDSSGESSGIADVVFTRIPAEIIEGQTLNVDAVSGASVTSNGVLDGVARAVKQAGANPDVLRKRSKAPSALDKEDKTYQADVVIVGGGGAGLAAAAAVLQAGKKPIVVEKFPAIGGNTVRAGGPMNAPDPAWQGTFSAHPGEAHTLQELITTDESTIDPEYLEDFRALKVEVEQYLQDPSYLFDSTLLYRIQTYIGGKRKDLQGNEIHGQYDLVSVLTERALESVRWLEDIGVEFVRSEVTMPVGALWRRGHKPVQPMGYAFISVLQKYVLENGGKILTDSPVKELLVKDGAVKGVRAEGRNGQTIIVNADAVVLASGGFGANTKMLQKYNTYWTEIADDIATSNTPAVTGDGILLGQSVGADLVGMGFSQMMPVSDPVTGALFSGLQVPPANFIMVNTEGKRFVDEYGSRDKLSQAAIDNGGLFYLIADERIKETAYNTSQEKIDAQVKAGTLYRADTIEELAVQIGMAPQVLVETIKNYNSYVDAGFDPEFNKGSFDLKCEVAPFYATPRKPAVHHTMGGLKIDTSTHVLNENGQIIPGLYAAGEVAGGLHAGNRLGGNSLTDIFTFGRIAGQTAVKENC